DNA from bacterium:
GTTGCCCTGCAGGTCGCAGATCGACACGACCGTATTGTTGAACGTCGATTGAATGTGGGCGATGCCCGCCGGAACGTTCTTGCGTTCCTTGCGCTTGCCGCGGGTCGGTGTGGTCATCCGGTCTCGTTGCCTCCCTTAGCCGGCGGCCGGCGCCGCGGCGGTCTCGGTCTTGGCCTTGCGGGCGCCGACGGTCTTCTTCTTGCCCTTGCGGGTCCGGGCGTTCGTCCGCGTGCGCTGGCCGCGCACCGGCAGCCCCTTGCGGTGCCGCTGGCCGCGGTAGCAGCCGATCTCAACGAGGCGCCGGATATCCATCGCCACATCGCGCCGCAGGTCGCCTTCCACTTTGTAGTTGCGGTCGATCACCTCGCGCAGGCGGGTGACTTCCTCGTCCGTGAGCGCGCGCACGCGCGTGTCGGGATTCACCCCGGTGATACCGAGGATCTCCCGGGCGCGGCTGCGGCCGATCCCGTAGATGTACGTCAGGCCGACTTCGACCCGCTTCTCACGCGGCAGGTCCACGCCCGCGATCCGCGCCATCCGATGCCTCCTCTGCCTAGCCCTGCTTCTGCTTGTGCTTCGGGTTCTCGCAGATGACCATCACGCGGTTGCCGCGCTTGATCACCTTGCACTTCTCGCACATCCGTCTGACCGATGCCCGTACCTTCATGACACACTCCAGACGCCGGCGCATCCCGCCGGCTAGTCCCCGCTAGGGGTTAACGGAATCGATAGGTGATCCGTCCCCGGGTCGGGTCGTACGGCGAGAGCTCCACCTTCACGCGGTCGCCGGGCAGGATCCGGATGAAATGGATCCGCATCTTGCCGGAGATGTGGGCCAGAATCTTGTGTCCGGACGCCAGTTCCACCCGGAACATGGCGTTGGGGAGCACTTCGACGATGGTCCCTTCGACCTCAATGACGTCCTTCTTGGCCATCCCCTACCCCGTTGACGAACAATTGTTTATTATACCGACGCTTCCGCGGGAAGTCTAGTCAGCACGTCGGCGCCCGTCTCCGTCACCGCCACCGTGTGCTCGAAGTGCGCGGAGGGACGGCCGTCGGCCGTCCGCACCGTCCACCCGTCCCGCTCCATCACCACGTCCGGTCCGCCGATGTTGACCATCGGCTCGATCGCCAGCGTCATGCCGGTCCGCAGCACGAGCCCCGTCCCGCGCCGGCCGAAGTTCGGCACCTGCGGTTCCTCGTGCAGCCGCCGGCCGACCCCGTGGCCCGCGAAATCGCGGACGACCGAGAACCCGGCCCGCTCGGCGTGACGCTGGATCGCCGCGCCGACGTCGCCGAGCCGCGCCCCCGCCCGCACCGCCTTGATCCCCTCCTCGAGGGCCTCGGCCGTCACCGCGAGCAGGCGCCGCCGCGGCTCGTCGATCTCTCCGACGGGCACCGTGACCGCGGTATCGCCGTGGAACCCGTCGACCTCGGCGCCGAGGTCGAGGCTCACGATCTCGCCGTCCCGCAGGGCCCGGCGGCCGGGGATCCCGTGGACGACCTCGTCGTTCACGGAAACGCACACGCTCGCCGGATAGCCCCGGTACCCGAGAAACGACGGCACCGCGCCGAGCGCGCGGATGCGGTCTTCGGCGACGCGATCCAGCTCGCGCGTGGTCACACCCGGCCGGACCGCGGCGCACACGTCCCGCAGCGCGAGCGCCGCGATCTGCGCGGCGCGGCGCATCACGGCGATCTCGCCGGCGGACTTGACCGAAATCGAATCGGCCATCGTCACACGCCGCGGCCGGCCCGCGCCGCGACGAACTCCTGAATGCGCTCGTAGACCTCTTCCGCAGTCCCCTGGGCGTTGACGGCGAGGAAGACGCCGCGATTCCGGTAGTGGTCCACGAGCGGCGCGGTCCACCGCCGGAACACCTCGAGACGGCGCTTCACCGTCTCCGGCGCGTCGTCGCGCCGCTGAATCAGCTCCGTCCCGTCCAGATCGCA
Protein-coding regions in this window:
- the rpsM gene encoding 30S ribosomal protein S13, encoding MARIAGVDLPREKRVEVGLTYIYGIGRSRAREILGITGVNPDTRVRALTDEEVTRLREVIDRNYKVEGDLRRDVAMDIRRLVEIGCYRGQRHRKGLPVRGQRTRTNARTRKGKKKTVGARKAKTETAAAPAAG
- the infA gene encoding translation initiation factor IF-1, giving the protein MAKKDVIEVEGTIVEVLPNAMFRVELASGHKILAHISGKMRIHFIRILPGDRVKVELSPYDPTRGRITYRFR
- the rpmJ gene encoding 50S ribosomal protein L36 — its product is MKVRASVRRMCEKCKVIKRGNRVMVICENPKHKQKQG
- the map gene encoding type I methionyl aminopeptidase, whose translation is MADSISVKSAGEIAVMRRAAQIAALALRDVCAAVRPGVTTRELDRVAEDRIRALGAVPSFLGYRGYPASVCVSVNDEVVHGIPGRRALRDGEIVSLDLGAEVDGFHGDTAVTVPVGEIDEPRRRLLAVTAEALEEGIKAVRAGARLGDVGAAIQRHAERAGFSVVRDFAGHGVGRRLHEEPQVPNFGRRGTGLVLRTGMTLAIEPMVNIGGPDVVMERDGWTVRTADGRPSAHFEHTVAVTETGADVLTRLPAEASV